ATTTTTGGAAAATTTGTCTGGCGGCCGGATGGGGCTTTATAATTCCCGGATGGCTGTCCCCAAAGGCTGAAGCGGGATTGCGAATCGGTGATATTCCGCCCCGGATGATCTTGAATGATCTTAAAGGAACCCCATTCAACCTTCCCGGCGCCTTCAAGGGCAAGGTGGCCCTGATCCATTTCTGGGCAAGCTGGTGCCCTTCCTGCCGCAAGGAGATGATCCTTCTCGAGACCATCCACCAGCATTACGGCCCAAAGGGGATTTTACCCTGCTCTATTGATGTGGGTGAAACCAAGGAAGCGGCGCAACAGTACCTCAGAAATGTCAAGATCACTTATCCTGTTCTCCTGGACCCACGTTCATCGACCGCCCGGCAATTCGGTGTTTCCGGTATACCGACCTCCTATGTGCTCAACCGGGAAACCATCATCCGCTTCAAAATCCTGGGTGAACCCAACCAAGAGGGATTGGACAGGATTATCAAGGGGCTTTTGTGAAATGAAAAGAGTCACCTTAATCCCTTCGATCATAGCCCTTGCGGTTCTCCTGTGCGCTCCTTTCAGCCTGACGCCGGTTTCCGGCTCTACACAACACGGGGGTCTGGTTTGCTATTGTTGTACCGGGCAGGGAATCCCCTGTGCCTGTACCCTGGTTTCCTGCCCCAAATGTAACACCCCAGCCGACGTCCAGGATACCGACTGGTCGCCGGATTTAATTTACCCTTCCTTTGAAATGACCATCCATTTTCAGCCCGTGGTCAGCCGGGCGGAACGTTTTTATTCACCCCGCCAGGTATACCCTAATGTTCCGGTCAAACCCCCCAATACCCCGTAGCCCAGTCCATCCAATCCGATTTTCAAAACAGGTATTAGGCGCTCAAGGCCTGTAGAGCGTCCTGATGCATGCCAATAGGTTCAAGGTAAAGGGTTCAAGGTTTTTCATACTTGAAACTTGCATCTTGCAACATGAAACTATTTTTATTTAAAGAAAGGAAAACCGATGAAAATAAAAAGACTAGGCTCAATGCTGATGGTATGTTGTTTCATCGTCGGCAGCGCCCTTTGGGCTTACGGCAACGATGTAAAAGACATACCGGCCTGCAAGTATTGCGGTATGAACCGCGAGATGTTTGCCCACAGCCGGATGCATATTGAATATGACGATGGCACCAGCGTGGGGACGTGCAGTCTTCATTGCACTGCCGTGGATCTGGCCTTGAATCTGGACAAGAAACCGAAGCTCATCCGCGTCGGGGATTACGAGACCAAGGTTTTACTCGACGCTGAAACAGCCTTCTGGGTCATCGGAGGGGACAAACCCGGTGTGATGACCAGAAATGCCAAGTGGGCCTTTGCAAAAAAGGAAGATGCGGAGAAATACCGGCAGGAACACGGAGGTAACCTGGCAGGATTTGATGAAGCCCTGGAAGCCGCTTATAAGGACTTAAGCGCCGACACCAGGATGATCCGGGAGAGAAGGAAGATGAAGAGGATGCACCAAATGGAGAAGAAATAATGAAGGACATTAGAAACCTGGAATTCGGGTTTTCCCTGAAGCTGCCGGTCTTGAGCATCCTCTGTTTTATCTTGTTGGGTTCTCTGGTCGGAGCAGCCGAAAAAGGGATGCCGAAGCCGACGGTCAAAGACAAATGCCCGGTTTGCGGCATGTTTATTACCAAATATCCGGACTGGACGAGTGCGGTTGTTTTCAAGGACGGCTCTCGTGCCTTTTTCGATGGCCAGAAAGATATGTTCAAATATTTTTTTGACCTGAAGCGGTACAACCCTTTAAAGAAAATAGAAGATATCGAGGCTATTTGGGTGCAGGATTATTATGCACTCTCCCCGGTAAACGCCAAAACCGCCTGGTACGTGCTGGGCAGTGATGTTTATGGGCCCATGGGGCGGGAATTGATCCCTTTGGAAAAGGAATCGGATGCCCGGGAGTTTTTGAAGGACCACAAAGGAAAGCGGATCCTCAAATTCATTGAGGTGACAGTGGAGGTCATCAAAACCCTTGATTAGCAAATCTCCTCAGAAAAAGGCCGGCGAGGTTCGGTCTTCCCCGAGAAAATCGAGCCTCTGTCTGGCCCTTTGGGTGGTAAGTCTATTGTTGGTGGGATTGATGTTTGTTCAGGCCTATTGGCAGCGACAGGCCGATATCCCTTTAATCCGGCACCTGTCCGGTGTGGTCAAAAACCTGGAATTGACCGACCTGTGTCTTTTTACCGAGGCCCGCTACACCCGTCATCTTTCCCAGGCAGATCTCTATTCGGCTTTTCAGGATCACCCCCTTTCCCTGGAACATTTTCCGGCCGGCTCCATTGCCGGCCCGCCGCCAACCTTAAGGAGATTGCATGGCCGTCTGGATTGAAAAGCAAAGGATGATACTTGACTTCACCCTCTCCTCGCTGATGCGCAGGAAAGGCAAAAACATCAGTCTCCTTTTAGTCTATACCCTGGTGGTCTTTATTTTGGGATCGGCCATGTTCTTTACCCAGGCCATGAAAAAAGAAGCCGCTCTTATCCTGAAGGATGCCCCTGAAATGGTTGTCCAGCGGTTGTTGCAGGGCAGATATGCCCCCATTCCAATGGGCTATCTCGAAAAGATCAGGAAGATCCGTGGGGTCATCTCAGCCGAAGCGAGGTTGTGGGGATATCTCTACGACTCGGCCCTTGGCGCCAATTATACCCTGATGGTTTCCCGAAACACCACCATCCCTCCGGAAACAATTATTATCGGCCACGGGATCTCCAGGAGCCGCAGGATTTATCCCCGGGATATGATGGCCTTCCGGGCCTACAATGGAGCCATCCACACTTTCGTCGTCCAGGATGTGCTTTCATCTGAATCGGAGCTGGTTTCTTCCGATCTGATTCTCCTTTCCGAAGCCGACTACCGGGTTCTCTTCGGTTTATCGGCTGAACAGGCGACCGACCTGGTGGTAACCGTGCGTAATCCCAAAGAGCTGATTACCATAGCCAACAAGATTTCGGAACTGCTCCCGGATACGCGCCCTATTATCCGGGACGAGATGGTCCGGACCTATGACTCGGTTTTTGACTGGCGGGGCGGAATCGTTGTGGTCTTGCTGATGATGGCTATTCTGGCCTTCGTGATTTTTGCCTGGGAAAAGGCCTCAGGCCTCAGCGCCGAGGAAAGAAGGGAGATCGGCATTCTGAAAGCCATCGGCTGGGAAACAGGGGATGTCATTACGGTCAGAGGCTATGAAGGCCTTTTGGTCTCCTTCTTTTCTTTCAGCCTCGGGATCCTCCTGGCCTATGCCCATATCTTCTTTTCTTCAGCCTTCCTGTTCGCACCGGCCCTCAAGGGTTGGTCGGTCCTCTACCCGGCGTTCAGGTTGACCCCCTTTCTCGATCCCTACCAGATTGCGGTGCTTTTTTTTCTGACGGTAGTGCCTTACACGATCACCACCATAGTGCCGTCCTGGAGGGCGGCTATCGTCGATCCCGATTCGGTGATGAGGACCTGATGAATGCGGAATGCGGATTTCGGAATGGGGAATGGGAAAGGAAACCGGAATGACTAATACTGAAGGACTGGTAGCCCCCGTCATTCCGGCGAAAGCCGGAATCCAGGCTCATTGGTCTGGTTCCTGGTTGCCACCGAGACGGTGTCTGGACCCCGGCTTTTACCGGGGTGACGATCAGAGAGGTCATCAATGTTGAACGTGGGGGACTTTAAATGATTCAGCTAATGAACGTGATAAAAGGATTCAACCTGGGTAAAACGAATGAATTTATTGCTGTTAACGGGGTGACCCTTTGGCTGGAAGCAAACCGGATCACGGTATTGAAAGGACCGAGCGGGTCGGGTAAGACCACACTTCTCAGTCTCGTAGGCTGTATGACCAGGCCCACCTCGGGCCGGATCCATTTGCAGGGGTTGCCGGTTGCCAATCTCGGGCTTCCGGAAATGGGGGGAAATGCCCAGGTGGAAGTTACCAGCCTGCCCGAAAGGTTTTTAACGGAGATCAGGCGACGGACCTTCGGCTTTATTTTCCAGCAGTTCAATCTGATAAAAGGGATCACGGTTTTGGAAAACGTTATGCTGCCTTCCTATCCTTTGGGTGAAAAATACGGCCTGGTCAGAAAAAGGGCTTTTGAACTCTTAGGGCTTTTCGGCCTGGCAAAACGGGCTTCCGCCAGGGTGGAATGGCTCTCCGGCGGAGAGGCCCAGCGGGTAGCCATCGCCAGGGCCTTGATGAATGATCCCCCGGTCCTTATTGCCGATGAACCGACCGCCCATCTGGACAGCAAACTATCCCTGGAATTCATGGAGATTATCAATCGCCTCAAGGACCAGGGGAAAACCGCCGTCATTGCCAGCCACGACCCTCTGGTCTGTGAGGCCTCTATGGTTGACCGGGTGGTAGCGGTCCGGGACGGTCGGATCGATGGTGGCCTTGGATGATCCTCCACCCGGCCATCATCGCCCTTATCCTGGTTTCCTTATTAATCTCCGGCATGGTCCTTTATGCTTCCTTCTTCGGGATTCGGATCATCCGGCGGTGGGATATACAAAGCGGCAGTGAGGAACAACTTGCGCTGGAGCGAAGCACCTACCTCATTTCCACCATTCTATCCTATGTCCTGGTATTTCAAATCGGCTCGCTCTTTCTTTATATCTACACGGCCGACAACCTGCACCGGCTTTTCGTCGGGGCCATGTGTGCGGCCGGGACCTTGAACGTCAATCCTTACGGCTATCCGACCTTTCTCTTAAAGATTCTTAATTTCATTCTGGCGGGTCTGTGGCTTATTATTAATTATACGGACAACCAGGTCTTTGATTATCCTTTGATCAAGAAAAAATATGCCCTTTTGCTCTTCATTGCCCCTTTGATGGTCACGGAATCCGTCATGCAGACCCTTTATTTCCTGGGGTTAAAAGGGGATGTAATCACTTCCTGCTGCGGGAGCCTGTTCAGTACGGAAAGAAGCAGCGTCAGTTCGGAGATTGCCTCAGTGCCGGTGAGGGCCGGTATGGCAGGGTTCTATTCCGGTTTGGCCCTCACCTTCTTCTTGGGCATTGTTTATTGGACCAGGGGGAAATTGGGCCGTCTCTTCTCTTTGGCCAGCGGGGTTTTTTTTCTTGTTTCCTGTGTCTCTCTGATTTCGTTCCTCTCTTTATATTTTTACGAGCTTCCGACCCACCACTGCCCATTCTGCATTTTGCAAAGAGAGTACGGATACATCGGATACCTGCTCTATGGGACCCTGCTTGTCGGGGTCGTTTCAGGGCTGGGGGTAGGGGTTTTAATGCCTTTCAAAGGGATCAAGAGCCTTTCCCGCAGCCTGCCCATGATCCAGAAGAGACTTACCCTGATCTGTCTTGTGGCATACCTGATTTTCGCCGGTATATCCATTTACCGCCTAATGAGTACGGATTTTACCCTGGGGGTATCGTTTTTATTTTGAACTCAGGAGAAAATCGACTATGGCCGTAATCTGTTCCTTGGTAAGCTTATTCTCAAAGCCGGGCATCTGGTTTTTTCCTTTTATGATGATTTCGATCATCTCCTCTTTGTTCATTTTACTGTTTTTCAGAAAGAGTTTGCTGGGGTCGATTTTTAACAACTTAGCCCTTCTTATATTGGTCTTGGCACTCCCTCTGTGACAACTTATGCACTGGGCATGGTAGTCGCTCCTGGCATCGGCCAGGGCCAGGGTTGGTGCGGCAAATACAAAAAGAACCAGCGGGATCAATATTTTTTTCATCGGGTACCTCCTGTTAAGATAGAAAATAGTTCAAAGCTCAAAGCAAACCAAAAACAATTAAATCGACGCCTGGCGAAAATATTTTCATGCTTCGTGGCGCCCAAAACGGGCATGAGGGTTTAATACGAAAAGAGGCCCGGATTAACCTCCAGGCTTGTTTGTCCTCCGTCATGCCGGACTTGATCCGGCATCCAGGAAGGGGTTACGGACTTTCTTCAGCCTGGATTCCGGCTTTCGCCGGAATGACGAGCTAACTCCACGTTTAACTAATATTTTCATGCTTCGTGGCGCCCAAAACGGGCATGAGGGTTTAATAGGAAAATAGGCTCCAACTTCCTTCCATCGCCTGAAAAAATATTCATACTTCGTGGCGCTTCCTGGGGCATGAGTGCATAGTTAGAAAATAAAGTTTTCAGCCACTTTAATGAAGTGGTCCTGATTCGGCAGGTGCCTGCCGATTTACAAATTCCCCGATCCGGCCGTCACGCATTTCGAACAACCGGTTGGCCTGTCGGGCCAGATCCTGGTTGTGCGTGACCATGATGATGGTCAACCCGGCTGTGCGGTTGAGTTCTTTTAAGACCTCGACAATTTCTATGGATCGCTTGGTATCCAGGTTTCCGGTCGGTTCATCGGCCAGAAGTATCTCCGGTTTATTGACCATGGCCCTGGCTATGGCCACCCTCTGCATCTCCCCGCCGGAGATTTGACCCGGGAGGTGGTCTTTACGGTGACCCATCCCCAGGAGTTCCAAAAGCCGGACGGCCTCCGCCTCCGTGCCGGGCTTGCGAAAAAAGGTCAGGGGCAGCAGGACATTTTCCAGGACCGTCAAGGTGGGAATCAGGTAGAAATTCTGGAAAATATATCCGAATAATTCCCTCCTGATCCTGGTCAGCGCCCCTTCCGAAAGGCGTTTTCCATTTCCGAAGATCGGCCGACCGGCCAGATTAAGTTCTCCGGAAGTCGGGTTGTCGAGACAGCCCAGGAGATTGATCAGGGTCGTTTTACCGGACCCCGATGGCCCGATAATCGAGATGAAGTCCCCTTTGTTGATCTCGAAAGAAACGT
The window above is part of the Deltaproteobacteria bacterium genome. Proteins encoded here:
- a CDS encoding c-type cytochrome, producing the protein MKKILIPLVLFVFAAPTLALADARSDYHAQCISCHRGSAKTNIRRAKLLKIDPSKLFLKNSKMNKEEMIEIIIKGKNQMPGFENKLTKEQITAIVDFLLSSK
- a CDS encoding FtsX-like permease family protein; this translates as MAVWIEKQRMILDFTLSSLMRRKGKNISLLLVYTLVVFILGSAMFFTQAMKKEAALILKDAPEMVVQRLLQGRYAPIPMGYLEKIRKIRGVISAEARLWGYLYDSALGANYTLMVSRNTTIPPETIIIGHGISRSRRIYPRDMMAFRAYNGAIHTFVVQDVLSSESELVSSDLILLSEADYRVLFGLSAEQATDLVVTVRNPKELITIANKISELLPDTRPIIRDEMVRTYDSVFDWRGGIVVVLLMMAILAFVIFAWEKASGLSAEERREIGILKAIGWETGDVITVRGYEGLLVSFFSFSLGILLAYAHIFFSSAFLFAPALKGWSVLYPAFRLTPFLDPYQIAVLFFLTVVPYTITTIVPSWRAAIVDPDSVMRT
- a CDS encoding ABC transporter ATP-binding protein produces the protein MSQNGLSIETKNLVKVYSRGNEEVLSINDVSFEINKGDFISIIGPSGSGKTTLINLLGCLDNPTSGELNLAGRPIFGNGKRLSEGALTRIRRELFGYIFQNFYLIPTLTVLENVLLPLTFFRKPGTEAEAVRLLELLGMGHRKDHLPGQISGGEMQRVAIARAMVNKPEILLADEPTGNLDTKRSIEIVEVLKELNRTAGLTIIMVTHNQDLARQANRLFEMRDGRIGEFVNRQAPAESGPLH
- a CDS encoding ABC transporter ATP-binding protein, coding for MIQLMNVIKGFNLGKTNEFIAVNGVTLWLEANRITVLKGPSGSGKTTLLSLVGCMTRPTSGRIHLQGLPVANLGLPEMGGNAQVEVTSLPERFLTEIRRRTFGFIFQQFNLIKGITVLENVMLPSYPLGEKYGLVRKRAFELLGLFGLAKRASARVEWLSGGEAQRVAIARALMNDPPVLIADEPTAHLDSKLSLEFMEIINRLKDQGKTAVIASHDPLVCEASMVDRVVAVRDGRIDGGLG
- a CDS encoding TlpA family protein disulfide reductase, whose amino-acid sequence is MQRRDFWKICLAAGWGFIIPGWLSPKAEAGLRIGDIPPRMILNDLKGTPFNLPGAFKGKVALIHFWASWCPSCRKEMILLETIHQHYGPKGILPCSIDVGETKEAAQQYLRNVKITYPVLLDPRSSTARQFGVSGIPTSYVLNRETIIRFKILGEPNQEGLDRIIKGLL
- a CDS encoding nitrous oxide reductase accessory protein NosL codes for the protein MPKPTVKDKCPVCGMFITKYPDWTSAVVFKDGSRAFFDGQKDMFKYFFDLKRYNPLKKIEDIEAIWVQDYYALSPVNAKTAWYVLGSDVYGPMGRELIPLEKESDAREFLKDHKGKRILKFIEVTVEVIKTLD
- a CDS encoding nitrous oxide reductase accessory protein NosL, which encodes MKIKRLGSMLMVCCFIVGSALWAYGNDVKDIPACKYCGMNREMFAHSRMHIEYDDGTSVGTCSLHCTAVDLALNLDKKPKLIRVGDYETKVLLDAETAFWVIGGDKPGVMTRNAKWAFAKKEDAEKYRQEHGGNLAGFDEALEAAYKDLSADTRMIRERRKMKRMHQMEKK